A genomic stretch from SAR324 cluster bacterium includes:
- a CDS encoding KilA-N domain-containing protein, which yields MAKKILVQETEVSIININHEDYISLTDMLKAKDGDFFISDWLRNRNTIEFLGIWESVYNPDFNYGEYAIIRNQAGLNSYKISAKEWASKTKAIGLVAKAGRYGGTYAHKDIAFEFGMWISPEFKIYLIKEFQRLKQEEVQQKKLEWNVSRTLAKVNYAIHTDAVKAHLIPENISSNIKNFIYADEADLLNLALFGKTAQEWRTENPELKGNIRDNATLEQLVVLSNLESYNSELIKQKIPAETRLQQLNRIAIEQMRVLIENKSIKKIGIAP from the coding sequence ATGGCAAAAAAAATCCTTGTACAAGAAACGGAAGTTTCCATTATTAACATCAATCATGAAGATTATATTTCGCTTACGGATATGCTGAAGGCAAAAGATGGCGACTTTTTTATCTCGGATTGGCTGAGAAATAGAAATACAATAGAGTTTTTGGGGATATGGGAGAGTGTTTATAATCCTGATTTTAATTATGGCGAATATGCCATAATTAGAAATCAAGCTGGTTTAAACAGCTATAAAATCAGTGCAAAAGAGTGGGCCTCAAAAACAAAAGCTATTGGCCTGGTGGCAAAAGCCGGCAGATATGGCGGTACCTACGCGCATAAAGATATCGCTTTTGAATTTGGCATGTGGATCAGCCCTGAGTTCAAAATTTATTTAATCAAAGAATTCCAGCGACTCAAACAAGAAGAAGTTCAACAGAAAAAACTGGAATGGAATGTTTCCCGCACACTTGCCAAAGTTAATTATGCGATCCATACCGATGCCGTAAAAGCACATCTCATCCCGGAAAATATTTCCAGCAACATCAAAAATTTCATTTACGCGGATGAAGCGGACCTCCTGAACCTCGCCCTTTTCGGGAAAACAGCCCAGGAATGGCGAACCGAAAATCCTGAACTCAAAGGTAATATTCGGGATAATGCCACACTGGAACAACTTGTCGTGCTGTCCAATCTTGAAAGTTACAACTCCGAACTGATCAAACAGAAGATACCCGCTGAAACACGGTTACAGCAGTTGAACAGAATTGCCATTGAGCAAATGCGGGTTTTGATAGAAAACAAGTCGATTAAAAAAATAGGGATTGCTCCATGA
- a CDS encoding sulfotransferase yields MLNLWESEKKIKDRQAFLQELKPVIIMSRGHSGTRVISFACSHLGLRLGTTEGLATGDADNQTFTQKIKKLAVTNYLRVDPVNVVERDLIFFQKAVMRYHEELGSPGELWGWKFPETYLISPYVARTFPHARYLHLVRDGRDIAFKNHLTDDPTRKLGKKLLSSINALEEPHHIQAGMSWAYQVDNFDQFREFIKPQQVMDMRFEDLCMYPHETISNLCEFLQLPMTDSCKTYLDTKIDTSKVAQYKESDPALVREVESRIKDTLSRYRYL; encoded by the coding sequence ATGTTGAATTTATGGGAAAGTGAAAAAAAAATCAAAGACCGCCAGGCTTTTTTACAGGAATTGAAACCTGTTATCATCATGAGTCGGGGCCATTCCGGAACCCGGGTGATTTCTTTCGCGTGCAGTCACCTGGGCTTGAGACTGGGAACCACAGAAGGACTTGCTACCGGAGACGCTGACAATCAGACCTTCACTCAAAAAATAAAAAAACTGGCAGTGACTAATTACCTGAGGGTTGATCCTGTCAATGTCGTGGAACGTGATTTGATTTTCTTTCAGAAAGCCGTAATGCGCTATCATGAAGAACTGGGTTCCCCCGGAGAATTATGGGGGTGGAAATTTCCGGAAACCTATCTGATTTCACCCTATGTCGCCCGAACTTTTCCTCATGCCCGCTACCTTCATCTGGTGCGTGACGGACGGGATATCGCATTTAAAAATCACCTGACCGATGACCCCACACGCAAACTTGGGAAAAAACTGCTGTCATCCATCAACGCTCTTGAAGAACCTCACCATATACAAGCCGGGATGTCATGGGCCTATCAAGTGGATAATTTTGATCAGTTCCGTGAATTTATCAAGCCTCAGCAAGTTATGGACATGCGTTTTGAAGACCTCTGCATGTACCCTCATGAAACCATCAGTAATTTGTGTGAGTTTTTACAACTGCCGATGACAGACAGTTGCAAAACCTATCTGGATACAAAAATTGATACCAGCAAGGTCGCGCAATATAAAGAATCCGACCCCGCATTGGTTCGTGAAGTGGAAAGCCGAATCAAGGACACTCTGTCACGGTACCGTTACCTTTAG
- a CDS encoding aminodeoxychorismate/anthranilate synthase component II: MIQADCANTRNINRVVVVDNYDSFTYNLVQAFGILRAEVRVVLNDKTSLSELEAMEPTHVCISPGPGTPAQSGISKAVIEHFKDKIPVLGVCLGHQCIIELFGGKVISAPKIMHGKASPVFHQGKLLFENLPNPMMAMRYHSLIGCYSSLPACLIPEAWTAEQELMAVRHREFQVFGIQFHPESILTPEGPQILERFLSIHPPETGVFHDRPRF; encoded by the coding sequence ATGATTCAAGCCGATTGTGCGAACACCCGGAATATAAACCGTGTGGTGGTTGTCGATAATTATGATTCCTTCACCTACAACCTGGTGCAGGCGTTTGGAATTCTGCGGGCGGAAGTGCGTGTTGTGTTGAATGACAAGACCTCTCTCAGTGAACTGGAAGCAATGGAACCTACCCACGTTTGCATTTCGCCAGGTCCGGGAACTCCGGCTCAATCTGGTATTTCAAAAGCGGTGATTGAGCATTTCAAGGACAAAATCCCTGTGCTGGGCGTTTGTCTGGGACATCAATGTATCATTGAACTTTTTGGAGGAAAGGTGATTTCCGCACCGAAGATCATGCACGGAAAAGCATCGCCGGTGTTTCATCAGGGAAAATTACTGTTTGAAAATCTGCCGAATCCGATGATGGCGATGCGTTATCATTCCCTGATTGGCTGTTATTCTTCGTTGCCCGCATGTCTGATTCCAGAAGCCTGGACTGCTGAACAGGAGTTGATGGCCGTCCGGCATCGGGAATTTCAGGTGTTTGGCATCCAGTTTCATCCTGAATCCATCCTTACCCCGGAAGGTCCTCAAATTTTGGAACGTTTTTTGTCCATTCATCCACCAGAAACAGGAGTTTTCCATGATCGACCTCGATTTTAA
- a CDS encoding AAA family ATPase: MSISLDHFSPNVQEALLKSQQYAVEHGYSKVSPEHFLYCLLTQTESMASAYLEKLNIPVSETILEIENWTKSRQNLSTPVTQAYISRELHGVILRAEKEASLFSETYTNTEHMLLSLLLQKSGLVYEIFERHHVSYDQFKSLLANLTQQETSAMQSHGSEKQVLERYCADMIDLARKNKLDPVIGRDEEVRRVIQILSRRTKNNPILIGEPGVGKTAIVECLANRIVSGDLPETLKGKSLYSLDLGALVAGTNLRGEFENRVKQLLREIEAAAGEIILFIDEIHLLVGAGGSEGHMDAANMLKPALARGQLRCIGATTIKEFKKYVEKDAALVRRFQQINVAEPSVDSTIAILRGLKSRYEVHHGVRIKDSALIAAAILSQRYVTERFLPDKAVDLIDEAASNLRIQIDSMPTEIDQIERKITQLEIERTVLRREDDAASRARLKQLQHQLTDLRDTCQKMKERWQTERTQLREVSALKERIEKTRIEEQEAQRQGDLELAAKLRYETLNDLEHQLRESALFLDRSGRERMLKEEVDEEDIALVVSQWTGIPIVKMLENEKQKLLHMEQRLAEKVVGQSEAINSVAHAIRRTRAGVQDPERPIGSFIFLGSSGIGKTELAYALAEFLFDDHKSLIRFDMSEYMEKHSVTRLIGAPPGYVGFEEGGLLTEAIRQRPYAVLLFDEIEKAHPDVFNLFLQILDNGRLTDSQGRITDFKNTIIILTTNLGHEVIQEHPEQDVSLMVRNVLLANFRPEFLNRLDEIIVFKPLALSHIRQICKLQMYKLEQRLMGQRIRLWLSEHAELYLAQKGYDAAFGARPLKRLIQREIQDVLAGKILEGSLSANHLVKIEVDHGKLLFLVDEWTKNVPKFEDLPG, encoded by the coding sequence ATGAGTATTTCGCTAGACCACTTTTCCCCCAATGTTCAGGAAGCACTTCTTAAATCACAGCAATACGCGGTGGAACATGGGTACAGCAAAGTATCACCCGAGCATTTTCTCTATTGTCTGCTGACTCAAACCGAAAGTATGGCGTCGGCATATCTGGAAAAATTAAATATTCCCGTGTCTGAAACAATTCTGGAAATTGAAAACTGGACCAAGTCCCGCCAGAACCTTTCCACCCCGGTGACCCAGGCATATATTTCCAGGGAATTGCATGGTGTGATCTTGCGTGCGGAAAAAGAAGCGTCGCTTTTTTCGGAGACGTATACCAATACCGAACACATGCTACTGAGTCTGTTGCTTCAAAAGTCAGGTCTGGTTTATGAAATATTTGAGCGCCATCATGTTTCCTATGACCAGTTCAAAAGTTTGCTGGCAAACCTCACCCAACAGGAAACGTCAGCCATGCAGTCTCATGGCTCAGAAAAACAGGTGTTGGAACGGTATTGCGCCGACATGATTGATCTGGCCAGGAAAAACAAACTGGATCCTGTCATTGGACGTGATGAGGAAGTTCGTCGGGTGATCCAGATTCTTTCCCGGAGAACCAAAAATAACCCCATCCTGATTGGTGAACCTGGTGTCGGCAAAACCGCCATTGTGGAGTGCCTTGCCAATCGTATTGTTTCAGGAGATCTGCCTGAAACCCTGAAAGGTAAATCACTTTACAGTCTGGATCTGGGCGCCTTGGTAGCGGGAACCAACCTGAGAGGTGAGTTTGAGAATCGCGTCAAACAGCTTCTGCGTGAAATTGAAGCCGCGGCCGGAGAAATTATTCTGTTCATTGATGAAATCCATTTGCTGGTCGGTGCTGGAGGCTCTGAAGGACACATGGACGCGGCCAACATGCTCAAACCGGCACTCGCTCGTGGACAATTGCGTTGTATCGGGGCCACGACGATCAAGGAATTTAAAAAATATGTGGAAAAAGATGCCGCGCTGGTAAGGCGTTTTCAGCAAATCAATGTCGCTGAACCAAGTGTCGATTCCACCATTGCCATTTTACGTGGCTTGAAAAGCCGTTATGAAGTGCATCATGGTGTTCGTATCAAGGATTCAGCACTCATTGCCGCAGCCATCCTGTCTCAACGTTATGTGACCGAGCGCTTTCTACCCGACAAGGCCGTTGACCTGATTGATGAAGCCGCCTCCAATTTGCGCATCCAGATTGATTCCATGCCAACCGAAATTGACCAGATTGAACGCAAAATCACTCAACTTGAAATTGAACGGACCGTTCTGCGTCGTGAGGATGACGCCGCTTCACGCGCACGGTTGAAACAACTTCAGCATCAATTGACTGACCTGCGAGATACCTGCCAGAAGATGAAAGAGCGTTGGCAGACAGAACGGACTCAGCTCAGAGAGGTTTCAGCATTGAAGGAACGTATTGAAAAAACCAGGATCGAAGAACAGGAAGCCCAACGTCAGGGCGATCTGGAACTGGCGGCAAAACTACGCTATGAAACCCTGAATGATCTGGAACATCAATTGCGTGAATCTGCCCTGTTTCTCGACCGGAGCGGCAGGGAACGGATGCTGAAAGAAGAAGTGGATGAAGAAGACATTGCCCTGGTTGTTTCACAATGGACAGGCATCCCCATTGTCAAAATGCTGGAAAATGAAAAACAGAAACTCCTTCACATGGAACAACGCCTGGCAGAAAAAGTGGTTGGACAGTCAGAAGCCATCAACAGTGTAGCCCATGCCATCCGGCGAACCAGAGCCGGTGTTCAGGACCCCGAACGCCCCATTGGTTCATTCATTTTTCTGGGAAGTTCCGGCATTGGAAAAACAGAACTGGCCTATGCTCTCGCGGAATTTTTGTTTGATGATCACAAGTCTCTCATCCGGTTTGATATGTCCGAATATATGGAAAAACATTCGGTCACCCGGTTGATTGGCGCGCCTCCGGGATATGTCGGCTTCGAAGAGGGCGGACTTCTTACGGAGGCCATTCGCCAACGTCCGTATGCGGTGTTGCTGTTTGATGAAATTGAAAAAGCGCATCCGGATGTCTTCAATCTGTTCCTTCAGATTCTGGACAATGGCAGATTGACTGATTCCCAGGGGCGTATCACCGATTTCAAAAATACCATCATCATTCTCACCACCAATCTCGGACATGAAGTGATCCAGGAGCATCCGGAACAGGATGTGAGCCTGATGGTGCGGAATGTGCTGCTGGCGAATTTCCGTCCTGAATTTTTAAATCGGCTGGATGAAATTATTGTCTTCAAACCCCTGGCGTTATCGCATATTCGCCAGATCTGTAAATTGCAGATGTACAAACTGGAACAGCGCTTGATGGGCCAGCGTATCCGTCTGTGGCTGAGTGAACATGCGGAATTGTATCTGGCGCAAAAAGGTTATGATGCGGCGTTTGGGGCCCGTCCGCTCAAACGGTTGATCCAGCGTGAAATTCAGGACGTGCTTGCCGGGAAAATTCTGGAAGGCAGTCTGAGTGCCAATCATCTGGTTAAAATCGAGGTCGATCATGGAAAACTCCTGTTTCTGGTGGATGAATGGACAAAAAACGTTCCAAAATTTGAGGACCTTCCGGGGTAA
- a CDS encoding CoA-binding protein: protein MSTSVLQATNEEIQQLLKNTKTIAVVGLSDNPARPSHEVAAYLLRHGYRIIPVNPSATEILGQKSYASLHAIPERVDIVDIFRNVEAIPGLVEEALKLNPRCVWMQLGLSHEQAAGVARDAGILVVMNKCIKIEHSRLL from the coding sequence ATGTCCACGTCTGTTCTACAAGCCACGAATGAAGAAATCCAGCAATTGCTGAAAAATACCAAAACTATTGCCGTTGTCGGCCTGTCTGACAATCCTGCCAGACCCAGTCATGAAGTCGCCGCGTACCTGTTGCGGCATGGATACCGGATTATTCCTGTAAATCCTTCAGCTACAGAAATTCTGGGCCAGAAATCCTATGCGTCTCTGCATGCTATTCCTGAACGTGTCGATATTGTGGATATTTTCAGAAATGTGGAAGCAATTCCAGGCCTTGTGGAGGAAGCCCTGAAGCTCAATCCTCGCTGTGTCTGGATGCAACTCGGACTCTCTCACGAACAAGCGGCCGGGGTGGCCCGTGATGCGGGGATTCTGGTAGTCATGAATAAATGTATCAAGATCGAACATTCCCGATTGCTTTAA
- a CDS encoding EAL domain-containing protein, whose amino-acid sequence MKLENLGDVQEEIVGEFNIYQFFIQSRLAEYISDDMLREISKVAKICEFDRGAVILQEGTCNSTLYFLVQGALRVTWENEYIYSLRRSGDVMGENSVLTQTPCMATVTAETSVMLLSVEKNSIHPSANITKDRFDAIFYQLLATVLTDKLKMTTNKAGELGKINVDPLTHCLSRNKLFYDLEHELKQWKQLSMIYLKIDRFNEVNDGLGFDAGNVVLQKTAECLQAMLPQIARIYRFSGAEFAILLPKDQAMAVKLSETIREHVQATTIMYQTSRIVITLSIGIADHRSGDILKNAHAALGEAKRMGRTIVYTSELGTENYHRKKLEEFHTVKTGFEHNSFFPVYQGIRDNRKQSPTYGQIVKYECLMRLQTDAKVLSPYFFLGALERSGEITRATRIMIMKSFEYMSRFQYEFSINLTEKDLMDETMLEFVQFQLAGNKVAPERVTFEILEGVSSLATGNVIKILHELRKIGCRIAIDDFGAEQSNISRLLDFAPDYIKIDAKFIKNLPQDKNSRILVENIFDLALRMGVEVVAEFVSNQEIQNILEEIGVHYSQGYLFSEPSPDIPLFHVPH is encoded by the coding sequence GTGAAATTAGAAAATCTGGGAGATGTTCAGGAAGAGATCGTTGGAGAGTTCAATATATACCAGTTTTTTATCCAGTCACGACTGGCCGAGTATATCAGCGATGACATGCTCAGGGAAATCAGCAAGGTCGCGAAAATCTGTGAATTTGACAGGGGTGCGGTGATTCTTCAGGAAGGAACCTGCAATTCAACCTTGTATTTTCTGGTTCAGGGAGCACTCAGAGTCACCTGGGAAAACGAATATATTTATTCTCTCAGACGCAGTGGTGATGTGATGGGAGAGAACAGTGTGCTCACGCAGACACCCTGCATGGCAACTGTTACCGCGGAAACATCTGTGATGCTCCTCTCGGTAGAAAAAAACAGCATCCATCCCTCAGCAAATATTACCAAAGATCGCTTTGACGCGATTTTTTATCAACTCCTGGCCACCGTGTTGACAGACAAACTGAAAATGACCACCAACAAAGCAGGAGAATTGGGAAAAATCAATGTGGACCCGTTGACACACTGCCTCAGTCGAAACAAGTTGTTTTACGACCTGGAACATGAACTGAAACAATGGAAACAACTTTCCATGATCTATCTCAAAATTGACCGCTTCAATGAAGTCAATGATGGTTTAGGTTTTGATGCCGGCAATGTGGTGTTGCAGAAAACCGCAGAATGCCTTCAGGCAATGTTGCCACAAATCGCCAGAATCTACCGGTTTTCAGGGGCCGAGTTTGCTATCTTGCTTCCAAAAGACCAGGCCATGGCCGTCAAATTATCGGAAACCATCAGGGAACATGTCCAGGCCACCACCATCATGTATCAAACCTCACGAATTGTGATCACACTTTCCATTGGCATCGCGGATCATAGGAGCGGTGATATTCTGAAGAATGCCCATGCGGCACTGGGAGAAGCCAAACGTATGGGCAGGACCATCGTTTATACCAGTGAACTGGGAACGGAAAATTATCATCGGAAAAAACTGGAGGAATTTCACACGGTCAAAACAGGCTTTGAACACAACAGTTTCTTTCCGGTATATCAGGGAATTCGTGATAACCGGAAACAGAGTCCAACCTATGGCCAAATTGTAAAATATGAATGTCTGATGCGGCTTCAGACTGACGCAAAGGTTCTTTCTCCATATTTTTTTCTCGGAGCCCTGGAACGTTCAGGAGAAATCACACGAGCCACACGTATCATGATCATGAAAAGTTTTGAATACATGTCACGGTTTCAGTATGAGTTTTCCATCAACCTGACAGAAAAAGATCTCATGGATGAAACAATGCTGGAATTTGTGCAATTTCAGCTTGCCGGTAACAAAGTGGCACCGGAACGGGTGACGTTTGAAATTCTTGAAGGAGTGAGTTCACTGGCAACAGGGAATGTGATCAAAATCCTGCATGAACTACGGAAAATCGGCTGCCGGATCGCCATTGATGATTTTGGCGCTGAACAGTCCAACATCAGTCGTCTGCTGGATTTTGCTCCGGATTACATAAAGATTGACGCAAAGTTCATCAAGAACCTGCCACAAGATAAAAACTCAAGAATCCTGGTTGAAAACATTTTTGATCTGGCCTTGAGAATGGGCGTGGAGGTGGTTGCGGAATTTGTATCCAATCAGGAGATTCAGAATATTCTGGAAGAAATTGGCGTACACTATTCCCAGGGGTATCTGTTTTCAGAACCGTCTCCGGATATACCCCTGTTTCATGTTCCCCATTAA
- a CDS encoding SpoIIE family protein phosphatase: MEQPIKVLIVDDHAENLFVLESILKRLNVRVIKAQSGNQALTLMLEHQFALAMLDVQMPRMDGYELAELMRSDERCKDIPIIFVSAIFSDDFHVFKGYQSGAVDFISKPFNPEILLGKVRVFINLAEQRQQLERAILELEKSRFQLKAQNEQMHEDLVLAGEVQNTIFSRVASSNFLKMAVHYQPYEHISGDVYHVRPSGEGGVNLFVGDVTGHGVAAALITVIISRILDEDLHRLSTSKVLEKLNKVCKHKLPLDRFMTGVCLRIQADGTIQYSFAGHPPMILVPAQAEAPVLSLWEQGLMLGVAMESQYEEHTFHMQHGDKLFMMTDGLMESQAYPQRMNHDTILQLFEKTRHEDLDTMMKNILESTIERPDFKIQDDVTLAGIEYLA, from the coding sequence ATGGAACAACCCATCAAAGTTCTTATTGTCGATGATCATGCTGAAAACCTGTTTGTGCTTGAATCCATCTTGAAGCGCTTGAATGTGAGAGTTATCAAGGCACAAAGTGGCAATCAGGCGCTAACATTGATGCTGGAACATCAGTTTGCTCTGGCGATGCTCGATGTTCAGATGCCACGGATGGATGGTTATGAACTGGCAGAGTTGATGCGCAGTGATGAGCGTTGCAAGGACATCCCGATCATTTTTGTCTCAGCCATTTTTTCGGATGATTTCCATGTGTTTAAGGGCTATCAATCCGGTGCGGTTGATTTCATTTCAAAACCGTTTAACCCGGAAATCCTGTTGGGAAAAGTCAGAGTCTTTATCAATCTGGCAGAACAACGGCAACAACTGGAACGAGCTATTCTCGAACTGGAAAAATCCCGTTTTCAGTTAAAAGCACAAAATGAACAGATGCATGAAGATTTGGTGCTTGCGGGGGAAGTACAAAACACAATTTTTTCCAGAGTCGCCTCAAGCAATTTTCTTAAAATGGCAGTTCATTATCAGCCCTATGAGCATATTTCAGGCGATGTTTATCATGTTCGCCCAAGTGGTGAGGGTGGCGTGAATCTGTTTGTTGGAGATGTCACCGGACATGGTGTCGCGGCGGCCCTGATCACTGTGATTATATCCAGAATACTGGATGAAGATCTTCACAGACTGTCTACTTCCAAAGTACTGGAAAAACTGAACAAGGTTTGCAAACACAAACTTCCCCTTGATCGCTTCATGACCGGTGTTTGTTTGCGAATTCAGGCTGATGGAACCATTCAGTATTCTTTTGCGGGTCATCCGCCGATGATTCTGGTTCCAGCACAAGCCGAGGCGCCTGTGCTGTCACTCTGGGAACAGGGACTGATGCTGGGAGTCGCAATGGAATCTCAATATGAAGAACATACCTTTCACATGCAGCATGGAGACAAACTGTTCATGATGACGGATGGTCTGATGGAATCACAGGCATATCCTCAACGTATGAACCACGATACGATTTTGCAGTTGTTTGAAAAGACACGGCATGAAGATCTGGATACCATGATGAAAAATATTCTGGAATCCACCATTGAACGTCCGGATTTCAAGATACAGGATGATGTGACTCTGGCTGGTATTGAATATTTGGCATAA